In a single window of the Renibacterium salmoninarum ATCC 33209 genome:
- a CDS encoding HAD family hydrolase, with translation MERTSTLDTRKVLSAGDTLVDVQAAQNAGVLSIGVLTGSLTAEDFASVAPDYVLPSVAQVPDLAELQQSAA, from the coding sequence ATGGAACGCACTAGCACTCTTGATACCCGCAAAGTCCTTTCCGCCGGCGATACCTTGGTGGATGTTCAGGCCGCGCAGAACGCTGGCGTGCTGAGCATTGGCGTACTCACCGGATCACTGACGGCCGAAGACTTTGCCTCAGTTGCCCCGGACTATGTGTTGCCAAGCGTGGCCCAAGTTCCTGACTTGGCTGAGCTTCAGCAGTCCGCAGCCTAG
- a CDS encoding HAD family hydrolase: MIELAVFDMAGTTIEDHGLVYQALRGSVEETGATVSAADLQLWMGTDKVSAINALMRLGGVEPVGESVHRAFGRFRELLAAFYAEQPPIALPGIETALQNLRTRGIKIALTTGFYDDVAYPLLETLGWSVGPAGLLDAVVTTTDVRAGRPAPYMI; the protein is encoded by the coding sequence ATGATCGAGCTTGCAGTTTTCGATATGGCCGGAACCACCATTGAAGATCACGGGCTGGTCTATCAAGCCCTACGGGGCAGTGTCGAGGAAACTGGCGCCACCGTCAGCGCCGCGGATCTTCAGCTGTGGATGGGCACGGACAAGGTATCTGCAATCAATGCGCTCATGCGACTTGGTGGCGTCGAGCCGGTTGGTGAATCTGTACACCGTGCTTTTGGCCGCTTCCGGGAGCTGCTTGCCGCGTTCTATGCCGAGCAGCCCCCAATTGCACTTCCTGGCATAGAAACCGCTTTGCAAAACCTGCGTACTCGCGGGATCAAAATTGCATTGACTACCGGCTTTTACGACGACGTTGCCTACCCATTGCTTGAAACTTTGGGTTGGTCGGTTGGCCCAGCTGGCTTGCTAGACGCCGTCGTCACTACGACGGACGTTCGAGCCGGCCGACCAGCTCCCTATATGATCTAG